In the Primulina tabacum isolate GXHZ01 chromosome 7, ASM2559414v2, whole genome shotgun sequence genome, CATCCTTTTAGTTTCATCCACACTGTCCTcattttttgatgattttaaggGAGTCCTTGGTGAGGCAACCATGTCCTACAGATGAAAAAGAGAAGCATGGTTTGAAACAAAAAAATCTATCGGTCAGGAAAAGtaactggaaaaaaaaaataaataatcatgagaAACATGATTACTAGTCCATGATCTTCTTTGGAAGAAAATTTCAAACTATCGGGCTTCTTTTGTGCACCCATTTTCCCTACTTCTTTCTTTGAGAAAGAGGATCCATCCTCCACCTTGTTACTAGCATCCCTCAACTTTTCAGTTGGATCCACTGATCTTGCCTCTGAATCACTGGTACTCATACGATCATTCTTGGATAAAACTTCTTCCGCTAAAACTTTATCCTTGTCAATTGTCTTGTCAGATTTCTTTTTCAATGAGCGACGCTGCTGTTTtgcttttaaaatatatgttccTTCGAGTGCCTTCTTAGTCTCTTTTGTACCCAAGTTCTCCTTCCTGTTTGCTCGACCAGCCTTCTTAGATCGACTATCGGCAGGTATGCCAGGGCTTTGAGTTGAAGATGCTAAATTTACATCCTCTTTCTCAAGTGCTTTTAATTGCGGAGGATGAATACTAATATCATTAACATTGTCCAAAGATATGTCAGCTTCAACAGAGAGAATCTCATCAGGTGAACCATCTTTAGCTGCAATGTCTTGGTGACATGGCACTTGCTTATTTTGTTTCTGATCATCAAGAAGATCTGCAGACACTGCTAAATTATTCTCAGGTTTAAACTGTCTTCCCTTTCTCTTAGCATCGGTTTCCATTTTAAGCCCCGAGATCTTTGGTTTTCGAGCACCCAAATCATTAGATACATTTTTGGACATTGATTTGTCCTCGACATTTTGGCTAGAATCTGCCATGTTTGAATAATGTGCATCAGGAATTGTTTCTTCAGTCATGATCTCATCGATACTGCTAATTGACTTGGGTGATCTTGTCACAGGGGCATCTTTATCCAGCACAGGGGTCTCAGCTGAACCCTCTTTAGCCATCTGTTCAAAACCAATGAGATCAAACAATCACTTTTAAAGCAAATAGGAATAATGCCTTTCCCGACAGAGAGAGTGGCTGGTGAATATTCACAATCCACCAACTTGATTAGTCGAATGTGATCCTAATGCCCCTTCGGTGAAAAGAAATTCTGACtaacaaatatattttcaaattgaGGCTACCCATGGTCTCTGTGTGTCCAGAATTATCCATACTTCATTTGGTTTCAAGGCGAAAGGAAAGCCCTGTGTAAACACTGGCTAGCAAAGCACATCATGGCTACCATGAATAATAAGAAAATGAGAATAACACGACAAATTATGCTAGCAAGATTTTAACCCTTGTCAGACTTCACAATAACACTCGTGAGAACTTTATTACGGGAATGGCCCAGGAGAAATAGGCAAGGTGGTCTTGAGCAATGaacatattttaaatcataatagCAAAATAAGAAATGAGGGGTTGCATCAGCAAGAAAAAAAATTCGATTTACAGTCACACACTTACAATCGAATGAGAGTTTTTGCCCATAAAAATTCTTGGCTTTCAAAGCTGGTGCAAGTTAGAAagcaaaaatatataaatatattgtcaCTAGTATCCCAAAATATATGAAATAATCAACAACTTCCTTTACAATTTTATCATATTATTTAACTTGAACATTTACAAAAACAGAACAGTAAAAGGGCGAGAACTAGATGGGGAAATTATTTCAAAGTGATGATTGCAAGTCAGAATTGACAAATATAATGAACCCCTTTGGAAAGGCGTTATAACATAAAAAAGAACATTTAAGTGGAATAAATTTTTCAACATAAAACAATGATAAAATTATAAATGTCAATAGTGGGGTGTGAGAATAAACTTTTGAAGCGTATCTATGTTCTCGCTCCGCAATCAACTCAGTCTTATGTAACACACATTGCATCAATATTCATATAACGAATGAATGAACATGACATATCTTCCATAGAGTATCACATAGAAATGCACATTATTTGATCTGTTGTAACTAATAACTAGGAAATTATATTATGCCAAACTTGTTTTTTTTCCGTTCGATCTGTTATAACTAAGAAATgcatattattttctttttgcaaTTAAAAAACCAAATATTCCAATCAACTAGCTTATCTGATTAAAGCCTCGCTAATAGAGGCAAAACATGtaagtttataaaaaaatagagGCAATACAAgcaagttttttaaaaaataaatgcaaTACATGTATTTAAAGGACCTGAAAAACAGAATCTGACAAATCAATTACCTAAAATGCCTGAGCACCATTCCTCAAAAGTAAGGTACGCCAAGACTTAATAGCAAAGATCTCAAAACTAAATCCTTAATGACAATAACAAAACCACAAAAACGCAACAACATGACATATAGAGATAGTACTTACCTAAATGTTTGAATTTGGAAAAAAGTAAAACTGAGATCGTAAGATGATTTGCAATATAACAGAAACTGTACCTTCGGGTATTTGGAGATGTTTTCATTACTGTTCCCAACAGTACTAGCATTTGGCTCGCATGTGGAAGCTACAACTCCGCTATAATCATCAAAATTAGTATCTGAAGTTTTTATTGCTAGTGTTAAATAAGGTCTAAGCTTCTGTGCACAATTCTGAATAACTTTCTCAGCTAATTTCTTTGCGATTGGAAGAACCTCCTGTCAAGCATCTATTAATTAGCAAAGAAATAAAGGAGGGTTCAAAGTTTGAATAAAAGTCTAAAAAATTAACCTTATTGTTCCTTTTCAAGGTATCTAAAATGGGATTGAGTAAGTCTGAAGAGATATCTTCACTTTCTTCTATGACCAGTGTCATAACGGTCTCCATGGATGCAAAAATGATTTCTGAATGATGAACTCTGAAAGTATCACATTAACAATACTTAAGCAGTACAGACTGAACattgtcataaaatagcatagcTTTCATGGTTAATCGTTACACAGTCCAAAATCCAACAAGTATTAGTTGCCATCCCTTTTCAAATATGATGCAGTATAGTGTACAGTTGTGTAGATTACCCACCCAAAACTCTGAACTTTGAAGGCAAACTAGATATTCCTAAAGATTCTCAAAATTCATTTGCTAATTAATTCTTTCAATAAATCCAACATCAAATTCCCTTCATCAATACATCGCGCAATTATTAATCTCAGTTTCATCTCTTCAGTTGAAATTTTCATCAATTTAATTGTGTATCACATGATTAATAATGCCTGATGTCACCAGAAAAGGACTTAGGCTCGAGGTACAAACCACAAGGCATGGGCAGCAAAAACTCAGCCGTCTGCCATATCTAAGAAAGGTGCCTAAAACATACTATTTAAAGTTAGGTAGGTAAATGTCAACACGTAGAGCAAGAGAAAATGATACATATTTCCGTGCATATCAACTAATTATCAATTTTCTGTTTTTGAATAAttgaaaaggaaaaattttgcaaatttcaaaattgCCTAGTTTCACATATACTTACTTCAGTACTTCACTTCATCCTTCACGTGTTACCAAAACTCTTACTCAAGTACCTCTATTGTTTCTTTTCTAGATAGTTTCTATAGCTTTACTGAATTTTGTAAGAATTTGATCAAGTTTTTGAAATacttatcaaaagattcatATACTTACAGAACTCAAATTTGCACGTACAACGAGGAAAAATCAGTAGAAAGTTGGCTAACATGGGCTTGAAGGAATGTGAAGCAAATAAACCTTGTCAAAGGCTAGACATAAAACAACACTCAATCGATACACGCCCAATCTGTACCTTATAGCTTTAAGAAAGTGCTGAAACATCTCAACGATCATCTGATCACATTCTAAATCCAACATGATAACACAAGACCTGACTTTTGCCACAGTTTCAAGAATAGAGGCCCTCTTATGATGAGATCTGCTAGATGTGTCCGATAAATCCTCAAAAGATGATACAATCAAGTGAAAAACATCCTGTATTATGCCCATATGAAGAGTTATGAAAACATCCCAGGGGAAAACACCCATGTAGTGAGAGATGGGGTAGGAATCACCTTCATTTTGTCATCATCATATGGAGCATCTGGGGCAGTAATTCGGGTGATCTCACCAACACAAGAAGCCACACATACTTTTACATCAACATCAGAATGCTTTAGAAAATATTCTGTAATCAACGCATCCATTAGCGGTGAAAGGGCAGTTAGCATGGATTTGGTAGGTGACTGCTCCACTTTTGATAGAAGTTCCTCAATTCGCTTAAATCAAGtcaaaagaacaaaaaatatAAGAGATTGTATACCAAGAGAATTAATTAGCTAGCATAAACAAATTGGTTGACCTTAACGAATTTAAGGATTGTTACCCCCAATTAAAGCATTTGGTGGCTAATGAATCTTCTTTTGTATTCCATCAGTAATAATGTAATATGTAGAAATAGAGTTATATTCTTCTCAAAAATATGCATTCCCCTcccttttttttcaaataagagGGATATACTCATATAAGTGATAACAGAAACAAGGATCAAGTGGctccaacaaaaaaaaaatgtatatagTTCCATGGAtaaaaataattgatttctcGTACAAAATAAAGGAAATTATTCAAAAAAGCACCTTGTGATGTTTATAATTTTTCTATACTCAGTTTACAAATTCCGAACAATGGTTCCAGTAACTGAGTGTCACGCCttcaagtaaaaaaaaaaaattgcatatgAAACAACACAATTCAAGAGATTAGTTTGGAGGGAGAGAGATAGCTTACATCGAGGAGACGGAGGAGCTCATCGAGAGAAGAGGGGGGCTTCAAAAGAGCGTTCCCAGCTGCTGTGAGCCGTTCTTCCAGCTCCATATCTGAAAGAGTCGGCATAATTTTCTATTAACAGATCGTTCTACACAAATAAACAATTTGCAGCTCGATTCAACAGCATCGAATAACCTAGGACTCAGGAACCCTAAGAACGACGCGGTAGAGAGAAAATTTAGCTATTATAAaataacattatattttattttcaaaaaatatataatattcatattttgtatatatttcatatttaaaaagCTAGAATAACACTAGAGTAAACATCTActactcattttttttaaatactagcATTTCACCCGTGTTATGCACGGAATGttgatttatataattaatgattaaaattagtaagtattaatatttgaataattatttaaaataattaatataatataatgaatatatttaaattttaaatattattataaaaagttatcatatcaaaatatttatgtcTAGGGGTGAGTACGGTACCGTATATcgtaccgaaaatatcggtatgaaatttttccatatcgataccgataccgaaaattggtaccgtaccgacaccaaaaattttgtcggtataccgaaaaaatgtcgATATACCGAAaatgttcggtataccgaacttaaatttaaaaaataataataataaaaaattatttttggtatttcggtataccgaaataccgaaaaacaaaatatttcataccgataccgataccgaaaatttcggtacggtatcaaATGTTTggtataccgattttttcggtatgttcggtatttttttcggtacgatttttcggtatttcgataTTTCGGTATTTATTCTCACCCCTATTTATGTCATTTGAGATAACACTGAAATGATGATAACAATATTTTGTCATTAAATTgacttatttattttgtttaagtgAAACtgttattaataaataaaaaacttaaaaagtCATATACTAtttgtttatcaaaattttatataataaataaatatttttttgaaaattaaatttttatgtcaCTTATTTAGATGAatagatttatttaatttttgaaaatgttaaaaatatttaaattaaatttttattaagatACATATATTAAAGTTTTATTAAGATATATAAGAATAATAACATTTCACAGACATttaatttaccaaaaattaataACATTTTTTAGAATAGTTGAAAaacttaatattatattaaaatttgatattttatttaatatgatataGATTAGTAAAAATTAACTCTATAAAAATAACACACAACTTAAAAACATAATTGGAATTAAATAGAATGATATAATTAATGCAAATACTTAAATATAGTTTATCTTTTCAAAgaacatcaaatttaaatttaaattataaaaataaattgaaaaaaaaatcacatttcattacatatttatttcaaatatttaatatgatatgtcaatatattaataattatcaactatttttcttttattgcatATTAGTGTTGGCGGAAACTTTTTAAATAGAACAAAAgctatgtttatatatatatgacattATTTGAGAATATTTTTCACTCTTTTCATGATCGGACGCTTGATTATTTCATATATGTGTGAACcccataaaataaagaaaatataaataatacatctatatcaaaaaaataaaatatatggaaAAAGTTGTAGCCTCTtgataatgaaaataataagttacatttaaattgatataaaaataataaaattcaaatttgaatcagtaaaaaaattgatataatcaatgcaaacaataattgaagtgaTCATTTATTTCAGTACACatatttcaatattcatgatatatctttccttttttagaaatgacattttggtgGGATATTACTATTTTTGGTAAAAACTttgctttatatatatatatatatatatatatagagactagagaaatttttctttctttaaaaCTTTCggccatataatatatatatactttccaccatttaaaataactcaaccAACTATTTTACTTAAAATTCCAAAAGTACAGTGCAAACGTAAAATCGTCAAGCCAAAcctaaatttagcatttttcaaaaatagcacAAACTcttaaatcatctcaaaaccactcaaaagcataaaagtcataaaatctttaaagtactGTAAAATCATAATAGTGCGGAAAAACTATCTGGTTATCGGGTTATGAGCATCATCAGTCCATccagttcaaccatcaagtcctccaatatcatcataaacattttcacctgcatcattcacacctaatgagtcatCCTccaatatcatcataaacatcctcacctgcatcattcacacctaatgagtctaatgactcagcaaacccTAACCGTGATAaaagtaatacgtatacatccacatgcaacacTGAAaatattcttaataaaatagctttaacatgaacatgcataaaatttaaattttttttccttttatcgTATACTTATATGTTTctctttattgaattcaaatcattagttgtgactttcgtatcagctgttggtcgattgatcaatcttatGTATTACCATGGTACCAACAggcggagacatcagcgacactctcatccgTCAACTGAGTTTcagccttacatgtcatcatatcatttcgtattcgtattcatattagtTATAATCAAATCACCTCCTCCAAAATCTTTTTATCATATCCATCacttaaaaattcatgcatagatatcatttttcttttaaaccaagcatacaacacATCTTCTAGCATTTATCATTTTCCataataaaattcaataatctttaaaataaacattttaaacattcaTTACTATAAAATGACTTTTTGCctctgaaaccctaactttcccaatttacccaggaccttaaaacgacgacccgAATTTATCTAAACTtaccataacaccttaaaatacaacgataaattttttttagacgTAAATTTAAGCTCATCAACTAAATTTGTCAttcgttttaaaatttgaacagaAGTCCTGGTTTTAATCTGATTCAACTCCAAACTTTGCCAAACTTTAACCATAAATTACTAACACCTAACTAACCATGTTTTACCccaattcaagccatttagAACCCATAGAGAAGCCTCGACAGCCTACTGAATTTTCTTCCCTTGTAACCGAAACCCTAGCCTTAACAATTCAAGATTTCCTTCGATCCTAGACCCTAATCGAGTGGACCAGACCCTGACCAaccctcctaggacctagaCCGAACCCTTAACAAGATGTTGTACCAGAACTAACTATCCATGCACTTGCAACCCTCACCCGCACCCCTACAAGCCTCGCGTGACCAAGCCTCACGATTCCAGCCCTAGCCCTTGCACCTGCTGCCCCTTCATCCATATATGACCATGGCTCAGCCCTCTTAGGATCCCTGGATGCGACCGAAATGCTGCACGCAGCCTGCACCTTCAAGAACCCAAAAAATCGTGCCCTACAACCCATGAAAACCCTAGGTTTTGTGCACCTCTCTTCCCCTCCTatccagcccttaaccatgcTTCTATGGACACTTAAACCTATTGAAATTCGGCCCTCCTCATAGCTCTACcctggcagcccctttatgcatcaataacatgaatttaaaagcatgaaaatcaaagtttgatcatgtatagggaataaaaacgaaaatataagaaggatatctaatttttcatacaagaacatttaatcacacataatatggtatgaacgatgaTCTTAGGATCGGTTGGGTGAGTGAAAGTGTTTAGAATGGGGGGTCGAATAAACACTTTACGATTTTCGAATATTTTCGATAGtgtgaatcagtttagtgataaactgaatttgATAATCTTGTTGTCGATGTCAATAAGTTAACTTAAAGTGCGGAAACAAACTAAAAGAcaaattgaatattttgaaaataaggacacaaagatttatagatgttcggatacttcaaatgctcttacgtcaccccttctatctcaaggataagattttcactaaaagactttgattagtTACAGTAGCTATagtaacccacttcagtttggtcttacagtgtatcgtattatcgtaaatcatacTTTGATTATCGATATTATGAGATTGTTATGTTGTTAgagaaaatatgttttgctaATGAATGATTGTCGCAGTAATTGAATTGTATTTGAATAATATGCTAAACCGAAATAGAAAAGTGACACATTTTACGGTTTCCAGCATAATTATCTTagtattagtccaaatgaaATGAAACCAATTTCATTGGAAAGTTAATACAAAGTATTACAAGTTTTATGTTTTacgttttgtccaaatccaatTGAATAGGGGCAAATTCATTTTGATGTATAGCGTGTGCATTGTAGTTTCTAAATTGACAtattttgggagaatgagcataattCTCATGTccgatatccaaattgagtgagatCAGTGAAaaatgaaagccaagacatagatctacaGTTTTCACGTTGACCACTTttgctaaattaaaattgagGATGTTGGGCAGAATAGCTCGCGCTCGAGCGCgatattttaccgcccgagcgcggcacaACCAGCACTCGGGGGACAgaacgtctcgcgctcgggcgcgagatgttaCCGTCCGAGTGCAGTACAAATAGCACTCGGGGACAgaacgtctcgcgctcgggcgcgagatgttaCCACCCGAGCGCGAGAGCGATGGAATGATAAGAACAAGTTCCTGCTAcgttttcttcattttatttcagcAACTTCGAGAGAGAAACGATAGAACTTGATTTATATCATACGAAATCACCTCGAAACTTTATtaaaacgcgaaacaaattatatattcacaATCATCGCatcgagagcttccttttgacgtaagtttcttctagtttcaacACCCTTATTTATTGAAATgttggaatagcatgtatttgaagttgagattcttatatgtagtagaatagccgacaagaaactaatttttgaagtcggaattgaattatgttatgattttgatttgatatgaattttcaaagtttcaaaagatattttaaactTATATAGTTAaatttgaatgaaattattgattgaaatgaatatgttattgatgtagatagatatttatattgatatcttcaagctacatcgactgaaacgaagaattgaggtatgttgcgaccgaatAACATACAAAAAGTAtctgtatcaaatgatagttttattgatttgattgataatatatgtctatatgctttatttgttgagttgatgtggcatacatgacatacacgttgagctatgatccttggatacctattatgattggatttgattctagGGTTTGTGAGCATAATGCTTTGTTTGGCATTATATGGCTCTTAAAACATAGTCATTAGTGGCCCcgctgattgattgagatttgagatttgatagcgctttgtcgacgctatcatacgagtatccctgattgaggtcagtgtgccagctcgagcattgatttgatagcgattcgtttgattccgacatgtgctcagtggatgagcatttgacctgatacctccacgacatacatgcattgcatatcatatatcattgtttagatacttgtggtatatattttGGTTGTTTCAGACtaagctttgctcaccccaaaGGGGAcagttgttgtctttgtatgtggacaatgACATGTACttcaggatatcaggaggccggagagggtgCTTCCGGAGGAAGTCACGGTTTGAGCTGAGGTTTTATATTTTTCCCAGTGTATATATGTTTCTATATACgaggcatgtcccgaggatatgagttgtttgtatgtagtTGGTTTAGATTGTGTGGccatattttatgatgtgagatgaaatactatttttattattcaaataatgtattttgggctcatttcaaagaaaatttaaacttgtttttcgctgtaattaaCTAACCCTAATTAAATTGCAATGTAATCACAATTAGAAGTTAAAGACCCCACAttgtatggtatcagagcatactgggaatgctcgattgagtcttgtgtacacttgaataggcacaaatgaattatGCGTTTGTGTTtggtttatttgtattacttgtcctacttgatttagtttgagtaagttgTTGATGAGATGAGATGAGTGATATGATCAGATGATGATGTGTAATTGATATTTAATTGTTATATTCTTATTATATTTTGTAGATGGATTCCacgaatgaaactgcgagtagtagTACTGAGAGGATGGTTGGACAATTCGAAGGAATGTCCATGGATTTAGTCATGGCTCGATTCCAAGATTTGAAatcaccgaggttctttggctacgagagtgcagaaagagcagaggcctggttgaaagatatcgagcacttgtttaatattgttgaatattctaaGACTCGGCGAAATGAAACTTGCCTTGTATCAATTGAAAGATCGAGCAACATTTTTGTgagaagccgctgagattggattgaaagagacATGGATTAAATCACATGgaatgtcttcaaggcccagtttttggagcagtattctcctccttcttattatactgccaagagaatgaattcagtagtctgcagcagggaacgatgactgttgcagaatacGCTTCAAAGTTTTCTACGTTGTAAaaatatgcacctcacgtagctgcgCATGCAAAAgcgaaatataacaggtttgtgaatggattacatcctgctatatatatttttgttatttcagGGTTGCCTACGAGCTAAGCAGAGGCAGTTGAATGAGCAAAGGCAGCCGAAGGTGGACTAAGGCGAGGAGGTCCTCAGTACACTCCTTcacctccagtgtcagctcagcagcctaccttGCGCCCGAAAGGTAGAATGTTTAAAAGGATTGGTTCTACtacttcttcatcttcttcgagttctagtggatcccAGAAAGGGAGTCCCATTATTACTCCTTATTGTATCCATTGTGGAGGCAAatatactatcgagcagtgtcgaggtatgtttggtacttgttatcattgTGGTCAGGAAGACTATTTTTCTCGTGTATGTCCGAATATgggtacgacttcttcccaACCCAAGTCAGAATTTCGAGGTGGCCctagtatgatgagacctgctatTCCTGTTCCCTCTTTCTAGAAATCGAATGTTCCACGATATCAAGGACCTGGTGGTCAGACTGTTCAAGGCCCTCCTCAAGTTCGAGTGTATGCCATGACCGAAgattgataaacataaaaattgtacattaattaaatgttttataatataaatatatactttttgttttattaaatgtttaaatattatatgttttataataaattgtataaaatataagttgttatgtaattacaagtttttactattttttacaggttcgataaaacaagaataaaattggcgttgcaaatgggattaagatgattcttggacctatagaaagttgatgttaatatctacaatattggtggcaagcatgagataaaaatcctctcacaattgggatcaaattaagcaacaaataaagttaccaaaggagtggcagttttaccatgctctagtattttgaccatatctctcaaattacttggtcaaatggtttgaaaagataccacaactagacaactcatttatccacatgtttctttttatgtgaagaagcaaattcggagaagaagattttcaaaagtgatgtgtaatataatataatatcttggaacaccaatgaagacttatgtgtaaaaaaataatattttatttgtggttgtctccccaaatttggctataaataggggtgcattgtaatgtattgatatatccctcattctatttacaaatctttgagttcataatatttctctctatatttttcctttatttcttcatttaaatataattagcatgttaatttcatattcaaagttttacactttga is a window encoding:
- the LOC142551148 gene encoding sister chromatid cohesion protein PDS5 homolog C-like, producing MPTLSDMELEERLTAAGNALLKPPSSLDELLRLLDRIEELLSKVEQSPTKSMLTALSPLMDALITEYFLKHSDVDVKVCVASCVGEITRITAPDAPYDDDKMKDVFHLIVSSFEDLSDTSSRSHHKRASILETVAKVRSCVIMLDLECDQMIVEMFQHFLKAIRVHHSEIIFASMETVMTLVIEESEDISSDLLNPILDTLKRNNKEVLPIAKKLAEKVIQNCAQKLRPYLTLAIKTSDTNFDDYSGVVASTCEPNASTVGNSNENISKYPKMAKEGSAETPVLDKDAPVTRSPKSISSIDEIMTEETIPDAHYSNMADSSQNVEDKSMSKNVSNDLGARKPKISGLKMETDAKRKGRQFKPENNLAVSADLLDDQKQNKQVPCHQDIAAKDGSPDEILSVEADISLDNVNDISIHPPQLKALEKEDVNLASSTQSPGIPADSRSKKAGRANRKENLGTKETKKALEGTYILKAKQQRRSLKKKSDKTIDKDKVLAEEVLSKNDRMSTSDSEARSVDPTEKLRDASNKVEDGSSFSKKEVGKMGAQKKPDSLKFSSKEDHGLDMVASPRTPLKSSKNEDSVDETKRMSNKRKRSPGTQKTSETKVYGEELVGSKVKVWWPKDLMFYEGVISSFDSVKKKHMVLYNDGDKEVLNLGRERWELVGDDSFAAMGKSIEHSSPDASSDMRRKKKGYPISESSSKQRKMDGSLKSKSTSSGKPNDVKSGGKSKDDGKAELKSKSISKSSGKSIADSVEDKNPSQKHRGKSHEDSAKTSGRSRDDVAKTSSHSKPDRLRNVNSKGNTLQSGRSSSVNGTGTTKASSSRLKETDHIKGKTTDLAKSQESIIGKSPDTAKSQESETKAAKKRRR